The Delphinus delphis chromosome 10, mDelDel1.2, whole genome shotgun sequence genome includes a region encoding these proteins:
- the LOC132432903 gene encoding LOW QUALITY PROTEIN: uncharacterized protein (The sequence of the model RefSeq protein was modified relative to this genomic sequence to represent the inferred CDS: inserted 1 base in 1 codon; substituted 2 bases at 2 genomic stop codons), protein MEVTKKVGGPDPSGSQGHPSAGSQQLGGGPRGSQGPWISSGSVYLRQGLSLSTEAILDGSYGSASQAHTHEPSHQQLWDPAEVSSQCGCERPSEDSLRLSSTSSFPGSIAGAQTHLVTENRTLALPVCRHGDRTSDVAQLGLCCSRLQVQMAGEGKAPAKVLVGWGKGPCSPKQIAPLGIRKSRWLPYFLSGEDGSAAAQGPLLAPAQAQGQGQCPCSAQAPPTPTPTQANTPALDTISMSAAVESYTCNLDHLMDTNAITKGLSQDLLPRKCGNQWSIQLESPKGVTSCQDKVNFHSQDEPATPARTPKESPDQAQELEVAQRPVLPRQPENQVEKPMVCTSRPGSPKLGSGPPETPKSKRGNQEICSSQPGQQPLNACSNTCSNVPPSAYQVTCRNSPTVQPPKEAMQIPPSSAPTCQLRDAVEDRVLVFDMATGNTRTGLLCHDPMGSRAVLVGLMPSHPSICASENTLSTRPLTMPIFSPDSDGSSFWSTTPMVSSPVPSSLSSGSYREVALVPKEARLNLESRGSPGTETPIRMGMLTGHVPLGMPLQFGERILSHVYDPGWSKPDAEKTETSHTIWMQDASRMQDTSMVQAKKLQWMNSELTPEPVPPAKNQQVPRPLLQEDVGNHNQKEVIIAHPDSPQVKGAGHAPLCGQPPLAEQHPLSRQPPSAGQTPSAEQRPLPRQTHLSGXPPLAEQAPSTKQPPLPGRAPLTGAPIARQLSLTRQPPFSQEPPISNKPTLSRGPPTTRDPGQASTLCQEGEPLGPPTHVGVLRVTPAPEETCVYVSRENVGVSAGQSFSSHRLSSWQAGSCPREREEQPSLLTFTTPGPGCKVLPXGPQFKLTAEDITHSPVVAQLGLLRGACYELVPTMDVLPVRSPVLCRHSRDPYQDMAPVVIDTGTGFTRCGLAGEDHVLSVLRSRIQLLQHPVHGQPRYAVPENREGSYSVLNRGVVSDWDALEVLWQHLFYCRLGVQPEELAVLVADSPTSPCTNREKVAEILFEHFHVPAMQTVHQALLALYAYGRTTGLVLGSGHGTSSVAPIITGDLAPLDTYRLDVAGADLTEYLVQLLPAGGQSLFKAWLVNQIEEACCYVPMDMTAEMARAQALARVDFLLADKQVITLGSECFCCPEALFQPNILGLNQPGLPQLALLSISRLEAKQQEQLLASVVLDGGGTLLSGFPECLRQELGPGATVLGSLHRAAAAWLGGSIMASRDSFQSLXLSHREYEEEGPWAIYKYHL, encoded by the exons ATGGAAGTCACCAAGAAAGTGGGGGGCCCTGATCCATCGGGCTCCCAGGGCCACCCCTCAGCTGGCAGCCAGCAGCTGGGCGGTGGCCCTAGAGGGTCCCAGGGACCATGGATAAGCTCAGGATCTGTATACTTGAGGCAGGGGTTGTCACTGTCCACCGAGGCCATCCTTGATGGGTCCTATGGCTCAGCCTCCCAGGCCCATACACACGAGCCCAGTCACCAGCAACTCTGGGACCCTGCTGAGGTTAGCTCCCAATGTGGCTGTGAGCGGCCCTCTGAGGATTCCCTGAGACTCTCCTCCACTAGCTCGTTTCCAGGCTCTATCGCGGGAGCCCAAACACATCTCGTCACAGAGAACAGGACCCTGGCCCTACCGGTGTGCAGGCACGGTGACCGCACCAGTGATGTGGCCCAGCTCGGACTCTGCTGTTCCCGGCTTCAGGTGCAGATGGCGGGGGAGGGCAAGGCTCCAGCTAAAGTCCTAGTAGGCTGGGGCAAAGGCCCCTGCAGCCCCAAACAGATAGCCCCATTGGGCATTAGGAAGAGCCGGTGGCTACCGTATTTTCTTTCAGGGGAGGATGGCTCAGCTGCAGCCCAAGGTCCTCTTCTGGCTCCGGCCCAAGCTCAGGGCCAGGGCCAGTGCCCATGTTCGGCTCAGGCTCCTCCAACTCCAACTCCAACTCAGGCAAATACTCCAGCTCTGGATACAATCTCAATGTCAGCAGCAGTTGAATCTTACACCTGCAACCTTGACCACCTGATGGATACCAATGCCATCACCAAGGGCCTGTCCCAAGACCTCTTGCCCAGGAAATGTGGCAACCAATGGTCTATCCAGTTGGAGTCTCCCAAAGGGGTCACATCCTGCCAGGACAAAGTGAATTTCCATTCTCAGGATGAGCCTGCCACCCCAGCACGCACTCCAAAAGAGTCCCCAGACCAGGCCCAGGAGCTCGAGGTTGCCCAAAGGCCGGTGTTACCAAGGCAGCCTGAGAACCAAGTGGAGAAACCCATGGTCTGTACCTCCAGGCCAGGCAGCCCCAAACTGGGCTCAGGGCCTCCAGAAACCCCCAAGTCCAAGCGGGGTAACCAGGAGATCTGCAGCTCTCAGCCAGGTCAGCAGCCCCTCAATGCTTGCAGCAACACCTGCTCCAATGTGCCGCCGTCTGCCTACCAAGTAACCTGCCGCAACTCCCCCACAGTACAGCCTCCCAAGGAAGCCATGCAGATACCCCCCTCCAGTGCCCCTACCTGCCAGCTCCGGGATGCTGTGGAAGACCGTGTGCTGGTGTTTGATATGGCCACGGGCAACACCAGAACGGGGCTGCTGTGCCATGACCCCATGGGCTCAAGGGCAGTGCTGGTGGGCCTCATGCCCAGCCACCCATCCATCTGTGCCTCTGAAAATACGTTGTCCACCCGGCCATTGACCATGCCCATCTTCTCCCCTGACAGTGATGGCTCTAGCTTCTGGTCCACCACACCCATGGTGTCCAGCCCTGTGCCCTCCAGCCTTTCATCTGGAAGCTACCGAGAGGTGGCCCTGGTTCCCAAAGAGGCCAGGCTCAACCTGGAGTCACGAGGCTCCCCTGGTACTGAGACACCCATCAGGATGGGGATGCTCACTGGGCATGTTCCACTGGGTATGCCCCTCCAATTTGGAGAGAGGATACTGAGCCATGTCTATGATCCTGGCTGGTCCAAACCTGATGCTGAAAAAACCGAAACTAGTCACACCATCTGGATGCAGGATGCCTCCAGGATGCAGGACACCTCTATGGTCCAGGCCAAGAAACTGCAGTGGATGAACTCAGAGCTGACCCCAGAGCCTGTACCACCAGCCAAAAACCAGCAGGTGCCCAGACCCCTGCTCCAGGAGGATGTAGGCAACCACAATCAGAAAGAGGTCATTATTGCTCACCCTGACAGCCCTCAGGTCAAAGGTGCTGGGCACGCCCCACTCTGTGGTCAGCCCCCACTAGCTGAGCAGCATCCCCTTTCCCGGCAGCCCCCTTCGGCCGGTCAGACTCCCTCTGCAGAGCAGCGTCCCCTTCCCAGGCAGACCCACCTTTCTGGATAGCCACCCCTAGCTGAGCAGGCCCCCTCCACCAAGCAGCCCCCACTTCCTGGTCGGGCCCCTCTCACTGGAGCCCCTATTGCCAGGCAGCTTTCTCTCACTAGGCAGCCTCCCTTTTCCCAAGAACCCCCCATCTCCAATAAGCCCACTCTCTCAAGAGGTCCCCCCACCACTAGGGACCCTGGTCAGGCCTCCACCCTGTGCCAGGAAGGTGAGCCATTGGGCCCGCCTACCCATGTGGGGGTACTTCGGGTGACCCCGGCCCCTGAGGAGACCTGTGTCTATGTAAGCAGAGAAAATGTTGGTGTCAGTGCTGGTCAAAGCTTCAGCTCACATCGGCTCTCATCCTGGCAAGCTGGCAGCTGCCCCAGGGAGCGGGAGGAGCAGCCTTCCCTGCTCACATTCACCACACCTGGTCCTGGCTGCAAGGTCTTGC ACGGCCCCCAGTTCAAGCTGACAGCTGAGGACATTACACACTCGCCAGTGGTCGCACAGCTTGGCCTTCTCCGAGGGGCCTGCTATGAGCTGGTGCCCACCATGGATGTTCTGCCAGTACGGTCCCCAGTGCTCTGCCGCCATTCACGGGACCCCTACCAGGACATGGCACCTGTGGTGATCGACACAGGCACAGGCTTCACCAGATGTGGACTGGCTGGAGAGGACCACGTCCTCAGTGTGCTGCGCTCACGCATCCAGCTGCTCCAGCATCCAGTCCACGGCCAGCCCAGGTACGCAGTGCCTGAGAACCGAGAGGGTTCCTACTCGGTGCTGAATCGAGGAGTGGTCTCTGACTGGGATGCACTGGAGGTGCTGTGGCAGCACCTGTTCTATTGCAGGCTGGGTGTGCAGCCCGAGGAGCTGGCTGTGCTTGTGGCGGACTCACCCACATCACCATGCACGAACCGAGAAAAGGTGGCTGAAATACTCTTTGAGCATTTCCATGTGCCAGCCATGCAGACAGTGCATCAGGCCCTGCTGGCACTCTATGCTTATGGGCGGACCACTGGGCTTGTGCTGGGCAGTGGCCATGGCACCTCCTCTGTGGCACCCATCATCACCGGGGATCTGGCCCCACTTGACACCTACCGGCTGGATGTGGCGGGTGCTGACCTCACTGAATACCTGGTTCAGCTGTTGCCGGCAGGTGGCCAGTCACTGTTCAAGGCATGGCTGGTCAACCAGATTGAAGAGGCCTGCTGCTATGTGCCCATGGACATGACAGCTGAGATGGCCCGTGCCCAGGCCCTGGCCCGGGTGGACTTTTTGCTTGCAGACAAGCAGGTTATCACACTGGGCTCTGAGTGCTTCTGCTGCCCCGAGGCCCTCTTCCAGCCCAATATTCTAGGCCTCAATCAGCCAGGCCTTCCACAACTAGCCCTCCTAAGTATCAGCCGGCTGGAGGCCAAGCAGCAGGAGCAGCTGCTGGCCAGTGTGGTGCTGGACGGTGGCGGCACCCTGTTGAGTGGCTTTCCTGAGTGCCTGAGACAGGAGCTGGGCCCCGGTGCCACTGTGCTGGGCTCTCTGCACCGTGCTGCTGCTGCTTGGCTTGGAGGCTCCATCATGGCGTCCCGGGACTCCTTCCAGAGCCTGTAGCTCAGCCACCGTGAGTACGAGGAGGAGGGCCCATGGGCCATCTATAAGTACCATCTGTGA